A region of the Leptospira inadai serovar Lyme str. 10 genome:
ACTAGAGACTCAGTCCCTTTCATCGTCTCTCCTTTAAAACTAACTGTAAGGAATTGCAGGAGAGAAGTTTGTCAAATCCAAATCCCGATCAGGCTCTTTCCAATACGAGAAGAGTAATTTCCGACGGAGCTCCGATTCGTAAGGGAGGTCCCCAATAACCGGTGCCTCGGCTTACGTATAATTGCGTTCCTTCCCATTTGCTAAGACCGGCCACGAATTTTTGAAAAATATGAATCAATACGTTGCCTGGAAAATACTGTCCTCCATGCGTGTGGCCGGAGAGCTGCAAATCGAACCCGGCTTTCGCCGCCTCAAAAACCGAGTTGGGTTGGTGAGCCAATAAAAGTTTAAAGTCGGCACTTTCGGTACCTTTCGCGGCCCTCTCCGGATCGGTCTTATGATTGGGAATGACGGAATGTGCCTTATAGTCGGTAACTCCGGCAACCGCAATCGTTGCTCCCTTATGAGCGATGAGTTTGTTCTGGTTTAAAAGAACATGGACGCCCATGTCCTTGAGCTCGTGAATCCAAGCGATTGCGCCCGAATAGTATTCGTGATTGCCGGTTACAAAAAACGTTCCATATTTCGAGGAAAGATCTCGTAACGGAGCCGTATGCTCCCGCAATAAGTTGACTGTGCCGTCTACAAGATCCCCGGTTATGGCGACTAGATCCGCATCCAGTTCATTCGTCCTTCGTACGACACCCTCCAAAAATCCTTTCTTAATCGTCGGGCCGATATGTATGTCCGATAATTGAGCGATCCTAAAACCTTCCAAGCCCTCGGGCAATCCGGGAACCTTGATAGAAACTTTTTTCAGGGCCGGACTCTTATGCGCCTGGTAAAACCCGAAAGCCGTTAAACCTCCAGTGAATCCTATGACTAAAAATGAGGCTAATCTTGAAAGGAAGTCGTTGCGAGTCAGTTGAGCGGTGGAAAGGAAAGGCTCCGAGTCAGTTAACCCGCTTGCACCCGAACTACTTTGTAGAATTCCGGATAATAGTACCCACCCTTTCCAAGCTAACTTACCCAAGTCATGAAAAACCGTGAATGAAACGAGTAGAGTGAAAAATCCGAGACTGGTAAACGCGGCATAGGACCATAATTTTTGCCACTGGGTTTCGCGGTAAAAGAGGCTTAGAAGATAGGCTGTCGGAGTCAGCAGTACAAAGACTAGGACTAAAAGCCAAAGAATTCCCTGTTGAACCGAATTCAATTCAAACGGTGCACTCAATCGATTCACGGCATAACTGTATGCAAGAAACAGAATCACCGTAAATACCCCAAGAAAAATATAAAATCTCTGCAATTCAAACTCCATGTTCATTTATCCGACCGAAAGACCTCGCCTTCTGTTCCGGAAAAACCGGAAAGTGGAAGGAAACCGAGGCCTTTCCTTCGGTTTTTGTCGATTTGAAAAACGACAATCGTTGACTTTGCGCCCGATCCGTGCCAGTCTGGGCGCATCTATGGTTCAGGTCGATTCCGAAGCTCGTAAATACCGAAGTTTGCTCAATACAAGTACGATTTTAAATGCAAACCTGGATCTTTACCAACTTCTTCCGCTTATTATGCTGTATTCGAAAGATCTTCTGGAAGCGGAAGCTAGCTCCCTATTCTTATTGGACGAAAAAGACGGATTCCTATATTGCGAAGTCGCCTTGGGAGAAAAAGGGGAAATCATTCAAAAATACGCTCGATTAGAGCCCGGACAAGGAATCGCAGGCTGGGTGGCCCGGGAAAAAAAACCGATTCTGCTGGAAGACGCTTATACGGATGCGCGCTTTAACCCTTCCTTAGATCAAAAAACGGGATTTCGGACTAGATCCCTTGCCTGTGTGCCGCTATTCGTTCAAGACCAGGTAATCGGAACGCTCGAAATTCTAAACAAATCCGGAAATAGAAGCTTCGACAATTCGGACATCGAAGTTCTCGCTTCTCTATCCGAAATCGCCGCGATCGCGATCAAAAACGCCAAGACTCATGAATCCCTGAAAAAAAGGATCCTAGAACTTTCATTATTATACGAATTCGAGAAACTCACCGTTGCCGAAAAGAGCATTCAGGAATTGGGAAATTGGCTGATTGATAAAGTTTTGGAGTTCCTGGAAGCTAAAGCAGGAACCATCTACCTAGCCGATCCTACTTTGGAAGTTTTACGTATTTTGGCCGCGAGGGGAATTCCTGAGGACGCGATTCATTCTATTCAAGTGCCCTACGGAGAAGGAGTTTCCGGCTGGGTGGCAAAGGAGAAGCAAAGTCTTTTAATTCAAAATCTGGATGAGGATCCAAGATATGATAAGAATGCAAAATATAAATTCGAGGCGAGCTCCTTAATCTCGGCCCCCTTATTGTATCGAGGAGAACTTCTCGGCGTGATTAGCGTGAATAATAAATATTCAGGATACGCATTTACTCATTCCGATTTGGAGATGCTGGGAGCGATCGCGAATCGACTTAGCGTCACGATTCAAAATGCGAATCTATTCCATAAAGTCGTCGATAATGAGCGGGAACTCAAACGGGCCCGGGAAGTTATGGCCAAAATCCTGCCGTCCGCATTGCCGTACGTTCCCGGCCTGGAATTCGGCGTTCAGCATATTCCTTTCGATAACGTGGGCGGAGACTTTTATAATGTCATAAAATTAGACGAACACAGAACTGCGGTACTGATCGCGGACGTATCAGGGCACGGATTATCCGCGTCGGTTGTGGCCGCGGTAATTCACACGGTCATGGAAACGTTCGAAGAAGAGACCTTATCCAGTCCGTCCAAGTTTTTTACGGCCTTAAATCATGCTTTAT
Encoded here:
- a CDS encoding metallophosphoesterase, which gives rise to MEFELQRFYIFLGVFTVILFLAYSYAVNRLSAPFELNSVQQGILWLLVLVFVLLTPTAYLLSLFYRETQWQKLWSYAAFTSLGFFTLLVSFTVFHDLGKLAWKGWVLLSGILQSSSGASGLTDSEPFLSTAQLTRNDFLSRLASFLVIGFTGGLTAFGFYQAHKSPALKKVSIKVPGLPEGLEGFRIAQLSDIHIGPTIKKGFLEGVVRRTNELDADLVAITGDLVDGTVNLLREHTAPLRDLSSKYGTFFVTGNHEYYSGAIAWIHELKDMGVHVLLNQNKLIAHKGATIAVAGVTDYKAHSVIPNHKTDPERAAKGTESADFKLLLAHQPNSVFEAAKAGFDLQLSGHTHGGQYFPGNVLIHIFQKFVAGLSKWEGTQLYVSRGTGYWGPPLRIGAPSEITLLVLERA
- a CDS encoding GAF domain-containing SpoIIE family protein phosphatase, producing the protein MVQVDSEARKYRSLLNTSTILNANLDLYQLLPLIMLYSKDLLEAEASSLFLLDEKDGFLYCEVALGEKGEIIQKYARLEPGQGIAGWVAREKKPILLEDAYTDARFNPSLDQKTGFRTRSLACVPLFVQDQVIGTLEILNKSGNRSFDNSDIEVLASLSEIAAIAIKNAKTHESLKKRILELSLLYEFEKLTVAEKSIQELGNWLIDKVLEFLEAKAGTIYLADPTLEVLRILAARGIPEDAIHSIQVPYGEGVSGWVAKEKQSLLIQNLDEDPRYDKNAKYKFEASSLISAPLLYRGELLGVISVNNKYSGYAFTHSDLEMLGAIANRLSVTIQNANLFHKVVDNERELKRAREVMAKILPSALPYVPGLEFGVQHIPFDNVGGDFYNVIKLDEHRTAVLIADVSGHGLSASVVAAVIHTVMETFEEETLSSPSKFFTALNHALYNKLAGNFLTSFYAVVHTGTDTLVYSNAGHNPPILYRKEEGTSLPLETKGKLVGVIPDLFFEEFVTSFKPMDRLVLYTDGITEHSNEDRSRRYSDDLLTLAIRSSSQSPASEAAPGLVKECRTYCRRSDFEDDVTLLIVDRV